One genomic segment of Desulfonatronum thioautotrophicum includes these proteins:
- a CDS encoding autotransporter assembly complex protein TamA, whose product MVLKPCAPFDHSHRLPRLFFLALLLLGWAALTVPVSPAHAQFETMRDLVPDALQQRLFGSAAYSVSFQGHLDSELRDVLRSVSETYALRHHLPATPEMLDRRARGDISNLMRGLRSEGFYAGRIEVELDHAASPPEVLFHIQPGPAYILAAVHFDGPTSEEWFDFPAPTPDTVGLAIGRRARGPEIQRGIASLRDFLRENGHPFPWVDLREAVVDHAAQTMTVFYAFNPGPRVLFGPVTVEGEQRVDPAHILNKVPWTAPQVFQTSQLNRLRSDLMQTGLFTVVNVTHPSTPAEDGTLPITISVVERVPRTIRAGLGYETDTGFGTALEWEHRNILGRGEQLRTRLQLAEKKQTFETAFQIPEFPDPTQSLTIQGLIGQEETDALEKKEIGVGAMVNRQMGRYWSVGLGTAYRFSEVTQLGETQTFALLSTPGEVIWDRRNHILNPTRGWRAQVRAEPFLDTLDWQTTFLKLSGALSAHMPILPEERMVLAARGALGSIMGQPNLSLPADQRFYAGGGGSVRGYAFQSIGPELDGEIVGGRSMVEVGTELRLRMDNNFGLVAFLDGGQVFSESELQFQDDFLWGAGLGLRYHLDFGPIRLDLAFPLNRRERDDAFQVYVSIGQAY is encoded by the coding sequence ATGGTTTTGAAGCCCTGCGCACCATTCGATCATAGTCATCGATTGCCGCGTCTTTTTTTTCTCGCTCTGCTTCTGCTCGGCTGGGCCGCACTGACCGTCCCGGTCAGTCCGGCCCACGCCCAATTTGAAACTATGCGGGACCTGGTTCCGGATGCCCTGCAACAGAGGCTGTTCGGCTCGGCGGCCTACAGCGTCAGTTTCCAGGGCCATCTGGACAGCGAACTCCGCGATGTACTCCGCTCGGTTTCCGAAACCTACGCCCTGCGCCACCACCTGCCGGCCACTCCGGAAATGCTTGATCGACGGGCCCGCGGCGACATTTCCAACCTGATGCGTGGTCTGCGCTCTGAGGGGTTCTATGCGGGCCGGATCGAGGTTGAGCTGGATCACGCGGCCTCGCCCCCAGAGGTTCTTTTCCACATCCAACCCGGCCCGGCGTACATCCTTGCCGCCGTACACTTTGATGGACCGACCAGCGAGGAATGGTTCGACTTTCCCGCGCCAACCCCGGATACCGTCGGCTTGGCCATCGGTCGTCGGGCCCGAGGGCCGGAAATTCAGCGGGGAATCGCCAGCCTTCGGGATTTTTTGCGTGAAAACGGCCACCCTTTCCCCTGGGTCGACCTGCGCGAAGCCGTCGTGGACCACGCGGCCCAAACCATGACCGTGTTCTATGCCTTCAATCCCGGCCCCCGCGTCCTGTTCGGCCCTGTCACGGTGGAAGGCGAGCAGCGAGTCGACCCGGCACATATCCTGAACAAGGTTCCCTGGACAGCACCCCAGGTCTTCCAAACTTCCCAGTTGAACCGACTCCGCTCCGATTTGATGCAGACCGGACTTTTCACCGTGGTGAATGTCACCCATCCCAGCACCCCGGCGGAAGACGGCACCCTGCCAATTACCATTTCCGTGGTGGAACGCGTCCCCCGCACCATCAGGGCTGGACTGGGCTATGAAACCGACACTGGTTTCGGCACGGCTTTGGAGTGGGAACACCGCAACATCCTCGGCCGGGGAGAACAGTTGCGCACCCGGCTCCAACTTGCCGAGAAAAAACAGACGTTCGAGACCGCCTTCCAGATACCGGAATTTCCAGACCCAACTCAGTCCCTGACGATCCAGGGCCTCATCGGACAAGAGGAGACCGATGCGCTGGAAAAAAAGGAAATCGGTGTCGGGGCCATGGTCAATCGCCAAATGGGACGATACTGGTCCGTGGGTCTCGGGACCGCGTATCGCTTTTCCGAAGTCACGCAGCTCGGGGAAACCCAGACCTTCGCCCTGCTCTCCACCCCCGGGGAAGTGATCTGGGACCGACGCAACCATATCCTCAATCCGACTCGAGGCTGGCGCGCCCAAGTCCGAGCGGAACCATTCCTGGACACCCTGGATTGGCAGACAACCTTTCTGAAGCTGTCCGGTGCACTGAGCGCCCATATGCCGATCCTGCCCGAAGAGCGAATGGTTCTCGCGGCCCGAGGCGCTCTGGGCTCGATAATGGGCCAGCCCAACTTGAGCCTGCCCGCGGATCAGCGTTTTTACGCTGGTGGTGGCGGATCAGTCCGGGGCTATGCCTTTCAATCCATTGGTCCGGAATTGGACGGGGAAATCGTGGGTGGCCGAAGCATGGTCGAGGTGGGCACGGAACTGCGACTGCGTATGGACAATAATTTCGGGCTGGTGGCGTTCCTGGATGGCGGCCAGGTTTTCAGTGAATCCGAACTGCAGTTCCAGGACGATTTTCTCTGGGGGGCCGGCCTGGGGTTACGCTATCACCTGGACTTCGGCCCCATCCGCCTGGACTTGGCCTTCCCGCTGAACCGCCGGGAGAGGGATGATGCCTTTCAGGTCTATGTCAGCATTGGGCAGGCGTATTGA
- a CDS encoding type II toxin-antitoxin system RelE/ParE family toxin gives MAYRVLQSRRFARQYKKLNDNVVVDVDAAVEMIAENPTLGERKKGDLANLLVYKFRSQNQLYLLGYTVEGAVCLIHLEAVGAHENFYRDFKR, from the coding sequence ATGGCGTATCGGGTTCTGCAGTCCAGGCGTTTTGCACGGCAATACAAAAAACTCAATGACAATGTGGTTGTTGACGTGGATGCCGCGGTGGAGATGATCGCTGAAAACCCGACTCTGGGCGAGCGAAAAAAAGGTGATTTGGCCAATCTTCTGGTTTACAAATTTCGGAGCCAAAATCAGCTTTACCTTCTGGGATATACCGTTGAAGGCGCTGTTTGCTTGATCCACCTTGAAGCCGTTGGGGCCCACGAAAATTTTTATCGCGACTTCAAGCGATGA
- a CDS encoding ParD-like family protein, with protein sequence MSIPVRIDENLYESARIEARIEHRTIAGQIEFWAKVGRVAIDNPDLPVTFIVDALASTAEPREWASPFIPRSRGS encoded by the coding sequence ATGAGTATACCGGTTCGAATTGATGAAAACTTGTACGAATCCGCGCGTATTGAGGCTCGAATTGAACACCGGACCATCGCCGGGCAGATTGAATTCTGGGCCAAGGTAGGACGGGTCGCTATCGACAACCCTGACCTGCCCGTGACCTTTATCGTTGATGCCCTGGCTTCCACGGCCGAGCCTCGGGAATGGGCCTCTCCATTCATCCCCCGAAGCCGGGGAAGCTGA